A stretch of Gossypium hirsutum isolate 1008001.06 chromosome A06, Gossypium_hirsutum_v2.1, whole genome shotgun sequence DNA encodes these proteins:
- the LOC121230843 gene encoding lipase 1 isoform X1, translating into MYVYINIIYISVPNKCSKNSVSGFQIPPKSFQKIWLMESKNLWQLISFYLSTTLALLRHLVLHILTLNQSPFIIKFMDLILSVYFRLCDLSPCAVDLDDQTTIHFWVTNHRRFDRPSLVMIHGYGGNPLWQFVYQVGPLSRRFNLYIPDLLFFGKSHSKSPFRSEFFQAKCLSDGLKRIGVDRYSVYAISYGGFVAYRMAEIRPDAVEKVAIVSSGLSYTDEQRDQQLRTIGWHPSEILVPKKPDDLRLLVNLSTFKQSTLNWVPDFLLRQFITLMYDHCRKEKIELADYLVQKKADPNLHVLTQETLIIWGDQDKVFPLELAYNLQRHLGKNSRLEIIKNVGHAANLESPDELNKLIFSFVIGCS; encoded by the exons atgtatgtatatataaatataatatatataagcgTTCCAAATAAATGTTCAAAAAATTCagtttctggatttcaaattccTCCAAAAAGCTTTCAAAAAATTTGGTTAATGGAATCCAAAAATCTATGGCAACTCATCTCCTTCTATCTCTCAACGACCCTTGCTCTTCTCCGTCACCTTGTTCTTCACATCCTCACATTGAATCAATCTCCATTCATAAtcaaattcatggatttaatcTTATCAGTTTATTTCCGTTTATGTGATCTCTCACCCTGCGCCGTTGATTTAGACGATCAAACCACCATCCATTTTTGGGTCACCAATCACCGCCGTTTCGACAGGCCGTCACTCGTAATGATCCACGGCTACGGCGGGAATCCACTTTGGCAATTCGTTTATCAAGTGGGTCCTTTGTCACGGAGGTTTAATTTGTATATTCCTGATTTGTTGTTCTTCGGGAAATCTCACTCCAAAAGTCCCTTCAGATCTGAATTTTTCCAGGCTAAGTGTTTGTCCGATGGGTTGAAGAGGATCGGAGTGGATCGGTACTCTGTTTACGCGATTAGTTACGGTGGGTTCGTGGCGTACAGGATGGCGGAGATACGGCCGGATGCGGTGGAGAAAGTGGCGATAGTGAGTAGTGGATTGTCTTATACAGATGAACAGAGGGATCAACAGTTGAGAACAATTGGATGGCATCCGTCGGAGATTTTGGTTCCGAAGAAACCAGATGATTTGAGGTTATTGGTGAATTTATCAACGTTTAAGCAAAGTACTCTCAATTGGGTCCCTGATTTTTTGCTTCGACAGTTCATAACG CTAATGTATGATCATTGTCGAAAGGAAAAGATTGAACTCGCTGATTACTTGGTGCAGAAGAAAGCCGATCCAAACCTTCATGTCCTAACTCAG gaaacattaataatttggggagatcaagataaagttttccCATTAGAACTTGCATATAACTTGCAAAG GCACTTGGGTAAAAATTCAAGGTTAGAGATAATCAAGAATGTAGGACATGCTGCAAATTTGGAGTCACCTGATGAACTCAATAAGTTGATATTTTCATTTGTTATAGGTTGTTCCTAA
- the LOC121230843 gene encoding uncharacterized protein isoform X2 has product MYVYINIIYISVPNKCSKNSVSGFQIPPKSFQKIWLMESKNLWQLISFYLSTTLALLRHLVLHILTLNQSPFIIKFMDLILSVYFRLCDLSPCAVDLDDQTTIHFWVTNHRRFDRPSLVMIHGYGGNPLWQFVYQVGPLSRRFNLYIPDLLFFGKSHSKSPFRSEFFQAKCLSDGLKRIGVDRYSVYAISYGGFVAYRMAEIRPDAVEKVAIVSSGLSYTDEQRDQQLRTIGWHPSEILVPKKPDDLRLLVNLSTFKQSTLNWVPDFLLRQFITLMYDHCRKEKIELADYLVQKKADPNLHVLTQALG; this is encoded by the exons atgtatgtatatataaatataatatatataagcgTTCCAAATAAATGTTCAAAAAATTCagtttctggatttcaaattccTCCAAAAAGCTTTCAAAAAATTTGGTTAATGGAATCCAAAAATCTATGGCAACTCATCTCCTTCTATCTCTCAACGACCCTTGCTCTTCTCCGTCACCTTGTTCTTCACATCCTCACATTGAATCAATCTCCATTCATAAtcaaattcatggatttaatcTTATCAGTTTATTTCCGTTTATGTGATCTCTCACCCTGCGCCGTTGATTTAGACGATCAAACCACCATCCATTTTTGGGTCACCAATCACCGCCGTTTCGACAGGCCGTCACTCGTAATGATCCACGGCTACGGCGGGAATCCACTTTGGCAATTCGTTTATCAAGTGGGTCCTTTGTCACGGAGGTTTAATTTGTATATTCCTGATTTGTTGTTCTTCGGGAAATCTCACTCCAAAAGTCCCTTCAGATCTGAATTTTTCCAGGCTAAGTGTTTGTCCGATGGGTTGAAGAGGATCGGAGTGGATCGGTACTCTGTTTACGCGATTAGTTACGGTGGGTTCGTGGCGTACAGGATGGCGGAGATACGGCCGGATGCGGTGGAGAAAGTGGCGATAGTGAGTAGTGGATTGTCTTATACAGATGAACAGAGGGATCAACAGTTGAGAACAATTGGATGGCATCCGTCGGAGATTTTGGTTCCGAAGAAACCAGATGATTTGAGGTTATTGGTGAATTTATCAACGTTTAAGCAAAGTACTCTCAATTGGGTCCCTGATTTTTTGCTTCGACAGTTCATAACG CTAATGTATGATCATTGTCGAAAGGAAAAGATTGAACTCGCTGATTACTTGGTGCAGAAGAAAGCCGATCCAAACCTTCATGTCCTAACTCAG GCACTTGGGTAA